TACCAGAAGAACTCGACGCGCCACTTCATGCGCGAGGTCAACCGGCTGGGCGTGACCGGCGTGATCGACGCGGGCGGCGGCTACCAGAACTATCCCGAGGACTACAGCATCATCGAGGAGCTGCACAAGGACGGGCAGCTGACGGTGCGGCTGGCGTACAACCTGTTCACGCAGAAGCCCAAGGAAGAACTGAGCGACTTCAAGACCTGGACCGCCAAGGTCAAGCCGGGCCAGGGCGACGACCTCTACCGCCACAACGGCGCCGGCGAAATGCTGGTCTACACCGCGGCCGACTTCGAAGACTTCCGCGTCGAGCGCCCCGACATGGTGCCGTCGATGGAGGCCGACCTGGAGCCGGTGATCCGCCTGCTGGCGGAAAAGCGCTGGCCGTGGCGGCTGCATGCCACCTACGACCAGACCATCTCCCGTGCGCTCGATGTCTATGAAAAGGTCGCGAAGGACATCCCGTTCACCGGCCTGAACTGGTTCTTCGACCACGCCGAGACCATCTCGGACCGCAACATCGACCGCATCGCCGCGCTCGGCGGCGGCATCGCCGTGCAGCACCGCATGGCCTATCAGGGCGAGTACTTTGTCGAGCGCTACGGCGCACGCGCCGCCGAGGCCACGCCGCCCGTGAAGAAGATGCTGGAAAAAGGCGTCAAGGTCGGCGCCGGCACCGATGCCACGCGCGTGGCCTCGTACAACCCGTGGGTGTCGCTGTACTGGCTCACCACCGGCAAGACCGTGGGCGGCATGGCGATGTACCCGCAGGCCAACCTGCTCGACCGCGAGACCGCGCTGCGGCTGTGGACCGAGGCCAACACGTGGTTCTCGTCGGAAGTCGGCAAGAAGGGCCAGATCAAGGCGGGCCAGCTCGCCGACCTGGCGGTGCTGTCGGCCGATTACTTCAGCGTGCCCGGCGACGAGATCCAGGACATCACCGCGGTGCTGACCATCCTGGGCGGCAAGGTGGTCTATGGCGATGCCGACTTCAGCAAGCTGTCGCCGGCGCTGCCTGCGCCGATGCCGGACTGGTCGCCGGTGCGCCACGTGGGCGGCTACCAGCCGCGGCCGGAAGCGCGCAAGCTGGCGCTGAACACGGCGTGCGGGTGCGCGAGTTCGTGCGGCGTCCATGGCCATGCGCACGCCAGGGCCTGGACCGCCGGCGTGCCGGCCTCGGACGAGAGCACGTTCTGGGGCGCGCTGGGCTGCTCGTGCTGGGCGTTCTGACCTTAGCCAACCGAGACCGGCCATGCCTGAACCGATGACTTCCGTTCCCCAGGCGTCCACCGGCACCGCCGGCCTGCCGCGCTGGATGCACTGGCTGGCCCTGCTGCTGCTGTGCGCGGCCTACCTGCAGGGCGGCCTGTTCAAGCTGGCCGACTTTGCCGGCGCGGTGGCCGAGATGCGGCACTTCGGGCTGCATCCGCCGGTGCCGATGGCAATCGGCATCATCGTGCTCGAGCTGGGCGCCTGCGCCATGATCCTGCTGGGCTGGTGGCGCTGGCTGGGCGCGCTGGCGCTGGCGGCGTTCACCGTCGGCGCGACCTTTATCGCCAACCGCTTCTGGGAAGTCCCGCCAGAAGCCCGCTTCATGATGACCAACGCGTTCTTCGAGCACCTCGGCCTGGCCGGCGGCTTCCTGCTGGTGGCCTGGCACGATCTGCGCGAGCGCGCATCCAGGCATGGTTGACCAAGATGGCTGAGCAAGCAACGGACTCCCCTTCCCGCCCCGCCGGCGGCGGCACCTTCGCACCACTGGCGCAGGCCACGTTTGCCGTGCTGTGGGCGGCCACCATCCTCGGCAACGTCGGCAGCTTCATGCGCGACGTGGCCAGCGCGTGGCTGGCCACCGACCTGTCTTCGTCGCCGGCCGCGGTCGCCACGATCCAGGCTGCGGCGACATTGCCGGTGTTCCTGTTGGCGATCCCGGCCGGCGTGCTGTCCGACATCCTCGACCGGCGCCGCTTCCTGATCGCGATCCAGATCGGGCTGGCGCTGGTCAGCGGCACGCTGATGATGCTGGCCTGGCGCAATGCGCTGACGATCGAGATCCTGATCGGCATGGCTTTCCTGGGCGGCATCGGCGCGGCGCTGATGGGGCCGACGTGGCAGTCGATCGTGCCCGAGCTGGTGCCGCAGCACGAACTCAAGCGCGCGGTCGCGCTCAACGCGCTGGGTGTCAACATCGCCCGCGCCATCGGCCCTGCCATGGGCGGCCTGCTGCTCGCGGCGTTCGGCGCGGCCGTCACGTATGGCATGGACCTGCTCAGCTATGTCTTCGTGGTCGCCGCGCTGCTGTGGTGGAAACGCCCGGCGCGCGCGGCCGACCCGCTGCGCGAGCATTTCCTGGGCGCGTTCCGCGCCGGGCTGCGCTTTACCCGCGCCCATAGCAAGCTGCATGTCGTGCTGGCGCGGGCCGCGGTGCACTTTGCCTTCGGCAGCAGCATCTGGGCGCTGTTGCCGCTGGTGGCCAGGCAATTGCTGAAAGGCGGCGCCAGCCTCTATGGCGTGTTGCTGGGCGCAGTCGGGCTGGGCGCGATCCTCGGCGCACTGGTCATGCCGCGGCTGCAGCGGCGGCTGGACGCCGACGGGCTGATGCTGCTGTCTGCCATCACCACCGCGGTGGTGATGGCCGGGCTATGCGTGGCGCCGCCCGTCTGGATCGCACTGTTGCTGCTGCTGTTCCTGGGCGCGGCCTGGATCATCGCGCTGACGACGCTGGGCGGCGTGGCGCAGGCGATCCTGCCCAACTGGGTACGCGGCCGCGCGCTCGCGGTCTACCAGATGGTGTTCAACGGCGCGATGGCGGCGGGCAGCCTGGTGTGGGGCTTTGTCGCGCAGGCGCTGGGCACGCCCGGCGGGCTGCTGGTGGCGGCGGCCGGCATGCTGGCGGCAGCGCTGCTGCTGCACCGGCTGCGCCTGCCGCGCGGCGAAGAGGACCTGGGGCCGGCACGGCACTGGCCCGAACCCGAAGGCGCCGCCGATATCGCGCATGACCGCGGCCCGGTCATGATCCTGATCGAGTACTGCGTGCGCGCGCCAGACCGCGACGCCTTCCTGCGCGCGGTCCACCAGCTTTCCGAAGAACGGCTGCGCGACGGCGCCTTCAACTGGGGGGTGATGGAAGACCCGGCCGACCCCGAGCTGCTGACAGAGTGGTTCCTGGTCGAATCGTGGGCCGAGCATTTGCGCCAGCACGAGCGCGTGCCGCATGCCGATGCCGACCTGCAGCGCGAGGTCACCCGCTTCCATGTCGGCGACAAGCCGCCGCGCGTGCGGCACCTGCTCGGCGTTGGATTGCCGCCTGCCCCAGCGGCGCATCACTGATCCTCATTCTTGCTGGAGGCTTTCCGATGAAGCTTTACCTTGTCTCCCTCGGCGCCGGCATCCTCGTCGGCATCATCTACGCGCTGATGCAGGTCCGTTCGCCGGCGCCGCCCGTGGTGGCGCTGATCGGCCTGCTCGGCATGCTGATCGGCGAACAGGTGGTGCCGCCGATCAAGCGCCTGCTCGCCGGCGAGCCGGTCACCATTGCATGGTTCCATTCGGAATGCGTGCCCAAGATCACCGGCGCTCCCGGCCCCACGCTGAACGCCGCCAGCAAGACGCCCGCGGACGACACAACGCACTGACCGGCACCGGTCACGCGCCTGGCTCAAGGGCCTCAGGGAGTCCGTGTGAATGCGACCCCGGTCATTGCCATCGTCGACGACGACGCGGCCGTGCGGCATGCCATGGGCGGGCTGGTGCGCGCCTTTGGCATGGCGGTGGAGTTGTACGCGAATGGGCCGGCGTTGCTGCAGTCGCCGTCGATCGACGGCATCGACTGCGTGATCACCGATGTGCAGATGCCCGGCATGAATGGCTTTGCGCTGTGTGACGCGCTGCGCGCGCGCGGCTTGCGCATGCCGGTCATTTTCATGACGGTGTTCGACCCAGAGGACTTCGCACAACGCGCACGGGACGCCGGCGCGGCTTGCTTCCTCAGCAAGCCGTTCGGCGATACCGAGGTGCTCCGGTGCATCGAGCATGCGCTGGCGATGCACCGGAGGCCTTCACGCCCCGGCCAGGGTCAGGCCAGCGCCGGATAGTCGACGTAGCCGTGCGGGCCGCTGCCGCCATAGAGCGATGCGTCCTCGAAGGGCTGGTTCAGCGGCTGGTTCTCGCGGAAGCGGCGCGGCAGGTCCGGGTTGGTGATCATCTTGCGGCCGAACGACACCATGTCGGCGCGGCCGCTGCGGATGGCTTCCTCGGCCATTTCCTTCGAGTAGCCGTTGTTGACCATCCACACGCCGCTGTACAGGCGGTGCAGCGCTTCATAGTCGAACGGCACGTTGTCGCGCGGGCCGCCGGTGTGGCCCTCAACCACATGGATATACACCGGGTGCAGCGTTTCCAGTTCACGCACGACATGCTCGAACAGCGGCTTCGGGTCGCTTTCCATGGCATCGTTGACCGGCGACACCGGCGCCAGGCGCACGCCGACGCGGTCGGCACCGATTTCCGCGATCACCGCGGCCATGACTTCGAGCAGGAAGCGCGCGCGGTTCTCGACGCTGCCGCCATAGGCGTCGGTGCGCTGGTTGGTGCCGTCGCGCAGGAAGGCGTCGAGCAGGTAGCCGTGGGCACCGTGCACTTCGACACCGTCGAAGCCGGCGCGGATGGCGTTGGCCGCGGCGATGCGGAAGTCATCGACGATGCCGGCAATCTCGTCCACCTCCAGCGCGCGCGGCAGCGAGCACTCGACGTAGCCCTGGCCGTTGATAAAGGTCTTAGCGTTGGCCGCGATCGCCGACGGCGCCACCGGCGCCTGGTTGTCCGGCTGGAAATGCGTGTGCGACATGCGCCCGGTGTGCCAGATCTGCAGGAAGATCCGGCCGCCCTTCGCGTGCACGGCGTCGGTCACCTGCTTCCAGGCTGCGATCTGCTCCGGCGTATAGATGCCCGGGGTATTGGTGTAGCCCTGGGCCGTGGTCGAGACCTGCGTGGCCTCGGCGATGATCAGGCCCACGCTGGCGCGCTGGCTGTAGTACTCGACCACCATGTCGGTCGGCACCAGGTCGTCGTCGGCGCGGCTGCGCGTGAGCGGCGCCATGGCCATGCGGTTGGCGAGTTCAAGCTTGCCCAGTTTGACCGGCTGGAACAGCGCATCGGCGAGAAAGGCTTCGTTCTGTGCACCCATGAATGGCTTACTCCGAGGTTGGTGATTGGCCGGCCGCAGCAGCAGAAGCAGCAGCGGCCGGCTGGAACAGGTGGTTGAACATCAGGTCGACGCTGCGGCGCAGCGGCGCGGCCGAGCGTTCAAGTTTCATGCGCAGCAAGGCGCCTTCCCAGGTATCCCAGGCCAGGCCTGACAGTTCGGCGGCCGCGATATCGGTGCGGATGGCGCCATCCGCCTGGGCGTCGGCGATCATCCCGGCCAGGCGCTCGCGCCAGGCCAGTTGCGCCGCCTGCAGCGCCACGCGGCAGGTGTCGCTGGACGAGGCGATTTCCGCGGCGAAGTTGCCGACCAGGCAGCCGGCGCGCTCCGTTTTGGCTTCGTGGTGGGCAATCATCTGCTCGAAGACATAGCGGATCGCCGCCATCGGCTGCGGCGGCGCCGCTTCCATCATGGCTTCCCACGACCGCTGCAGGTACGCCGCGTACTGCGCGATGATCGCCGCGGCGAACGCTTCCTTGCTGTCGAAATGGTTGTAGAACGACCCCTTTGGCACGCCGGCATGGTCGGTGATCTGCTGGATGCCGGTGGCGTTGTAGCCGTGGCGCGAAAAGAGTTCGCGCCCTGCCTTCGTCAGGCGGTTCGGAATGTCGGTCTTGTCTGCGGTGCGGGCCATGGCTTGAATAATATGACCAGTCGTCTTAAAAA
This genomic interval from Cupriavidus oxalaticus contains the following:
- a CDS encoding amidohydrolase, with the protein product MSVTRRQFIASAAALGAAASSEIFAMTPGNSPDLILVNGKFTTLDKSNPQADAVAIRDGRFVAVGTRQDVMKLAGAQTQVVDLNGRRAIPGLIDSHMHIIRGGLNYNMELRWDGVRSLADAMRMLRDQVARTPAPQWVRVVGGFTEHQFAEKRLPTIDELNAVAPDTPVFILHLYDRAILNGAALRAVGYTKDTPNPPGGEIVRDARGNPTGLLLAKPNATILYATLAKGPKLPPEYQKNSTRHFMREVNRLGVTGVIDAGGGYQNYPEDYSIIEELHKDGQLTVRLAYNLFTQKPKEELSDFKTWTAKVKPGQGDDLYRHNGAGEMLVYTAADFEDFRVERPDMVPSMEADLEPVIRLLAEKRWPWRLHATYDQTISRALDVYEKVAKDIPFTGLNWFFDHAETISDRNIDRIAALGGGIAVQHRMAYQGEYFVERYGARAAEATPPVKKMLEKGVKVGAGTDATRVASYNPWVSLYWLTTGKTVGGMAMYPQANLLDRETALRLWTEANTWFSSEVGKKGQIKAGQLADLAVLSADYFSVPGDEIQDITAVLTILGGKVVYGDADFSKLSPALPAPMPDWSPVRHVGGYQPRPEARKLALNTACGCASSCGVHGHAHARAWTAGVPASDESTFWGALGCSCWAF
- a CDS encoding DoxX family protein — its product is MPEPMTSVPQASTGTAGLPRWMHWLALLLLCAAYLQGGLFKLADFAGAVAEMRHFGLHPPVPMAIGIIVLELGACAMILLGWWRWLGALALAAFTVGATFIANRFWEVPPEARFMMTNAFFEHLGLAGGFLLVAWHDLRERASRHG
- a CDS encoding MFS transporter: MAEQATDSPSRPAGGGTFAPLAQATFAVLWAATILGNVGSFMRDVASAWLATDLSSSPAAVATIQAAATLPVFLLAIPAGVLSDILDRRRFLIAIQIGLALVSGTLMMLAWRNALTIEILIGMAFLGGIGAALMGPTWQSIVPELVPQHELKRAVALNALGVNIARAIGPAMGGLLLAAFGAAVTYGMDLLSYVFVVAALLWWKRPARAADPLREHFLGAFRAGLRFTRAHSKLHVVLARAAVHFAFGSSIWALLPLVARQLLKGGASLYGVLLGAVGLGAILGALVMPRLQRRLDADGLMLLSAITTAVVMAGLCVAPPVWIALLLLLFLGAAWIIALTTLGGVAQAILPNWVRGRALAVYQMVFNGAMAAGSLVWGFVAQALGTPGGLLVAAAGMLAAALLLHRLRLPRGEEDLGPARHWPEPEGAADIAHDRGPVMILIEYCVRAPDRDAFLRAVHQLSEERLRDGAFNWGVMEDPADPELLTEWFLVESWAEHLRQHERVPHADADLQREVTRFHVGDKPPRVRHLLGVGLPPAPAAHH
- a CDS encoding XapX domain-containing protein, which encodes MKLYLVSLGAGILVGIIYALMQVRSPAPPVVALIGLLGMLIGEQVVPPIKRLLAGEPVTIAWFHSECVPKITGAPGPTLNAASKTPADDTTH
- a CDS encoding response regulator transcription factor is translated as MNATPVIAIVDDDAAVRHAMGGLVRAFGMAVELYANGPALLQSPSIDGIDCVITDVQMPGMNGFALCDALRARGLRMPVIFMTVFDPEDFAQRARDAGAACFLSKPFGDTEVLRCIEHALAMHRRPSRPGQGQASAG
- a CDS encoding alkene reductase, with product MGAQNEAFLADALFQPVKLGKLELANRMAMAPLTRSRADDDLVPTDMVVEYYSQRASVGLIIAEATQVSTTAQGYTNTPGIYTPEQIAAWKQVTDAVHAKGGRIFLQIWHTGRMSHTHFQPDNQAPVAPSAIAANAKTFINGQGYVECSLPRALEVDEIAGIVDDFRIAAANAIRAGFDGVEVHGAHGYLLDAFLRDGTNQRTDAYGGSVENRARFLLEVMAAVIAEIGADRVGVRLAPVSPVNDAMESDPKPLFEHVVRELETLHPVYIHVVEGHTGGPRDNVPFDYEALHRLYSGVWMVNNGYSKEMAEEAIRSGRADMVSFGRKMITNPDLPRRFRENQPLNQPFEDASLYGGSGPHGYVDYPALA
- a CDS encoding TetR/AcrR family transcriptional regulator, coding for MARTADKTDIPNRLTKAGRELFSRHGYNATGIQQITDHAGVPKGSFYNHFDSKEAFAAAIIAQYAAYLQRSWEAMMEAAPPQPMAAIRYVFEQMIAHHEAKTERAGCLVGNFAAEIASSSDTCRVALQAAQLAWRERLAGMIADAQADGAIRTDIAAAELSGLAWDTWEGALLRMKLERSAAPLRRSVDLMFNHLFQPAAAASAAAAGQSPTSE